The DNA window CGACGCCCTCTTCCGTCTGGTGGTTCTCAAGGATGGCAACGATTGCCCTGGAGGTCGCGATAGCAGTCGAGTTGAGCGTGTGGACGAACTTGGGCTTCTCGTGGGTCTTGTCGCGGTAGCGGATGTTAAGCCTCCTCGCCTGCCACTCGGTGCAGTTGCTCGCGCTTACGACCTCCCTGAACTTGCCCTGGCCCGCCATCCAGGCCTCGATGTCGTACTTCTTGGCGGCGACATAGCCCAGATCGCCGGTGCAGATGTTCACGACCCTGTAGGGAATCTCAAGCTCCCGGAATATTTCCTCCGCGTTGGCTATGAGCTTCTCGTGCCATTCCCAGCTCTCCTCCGGGCGGGAATAGACGAACTGCTCGACCTTGTGGAACTGGTGAACGCGGAAGATTCCCTTCGTGTCTTTTCCTGCAGTTCCAGCCTCCTTGCGGAAGCAGGGGCTTATTCCGACGTAGAGGAGCGGCAAGTCCTTCCCCTCGATTATCTCGTTGGCGTGAAGGCCCGCCAGGGGGTGCTCGGCCGTCGGGATTAGGTACAGGTCTTCACCCTCCACCTTGTAGATGACGTCCTCGAAGTCGCCGAAGCTCGTGACGCCCTCCTCAACAAAGCGACGCACCATGTAGGGCGGTATGACGGGGACGAAGCCCTTCTCTATGAGCCTGTCGAGGGCGAAGCGGAGCAAAGCAAGGTCGAGGATGACCAGCTCGTTCATGAGATAGTAAAAGCGCGCACCGCTGACCTTCGCGGCCCTCTCAAGGTCGGCACCGCGGAGGAGTTCAAGCATATCGACGTGGAGCCTCGGTCTCCAGCTCAGAACCTCGTAGTCCATCTTCCCGAGGCTCTGCTCCTTGAAGCTCTCAAGGAAGCCCTCCCAAACTCTCGCCTTGCCCCAGAACCTTATCGGGACGTTCTCGCTGTCGTCCTTGCCGACGGGAACGCTCTCGTGGGTGATGTTCGGGAGACGCCAGAGGTAGTAGTCTATCTTCTTCCTCAGCTCCTCGACTTCCTTCTCAAGCCCCTCGATCTGCTCCACTATCTCGTTGCTTTTAGCCAGCAGATCGTCTATTGGTTCGCCCGCCTTTTTGCGCTTGCCTATCTGAACGGCAAGCTGGTTGCGCTCCTTCCTGAGCTGGTTTATTCGCTTGAGGTTCTCGCGCCACTTCCTGTCGAGTTCGAGAATTTCGTCTATCCACCCGAGCTTTTCGGTTTCGCCCCTCTTGATGAGGTCCTTTCTGACAATATCGGGATTTTCACGGATGAGCTTTATGTCCAGCATCGCCAACACCTGGGGAAAGAAGGTGAAGGAGTTTAAAAAAGGTTTTGATGGGAGATTTGGCGGGGCGACAACTCAGCCGAAGAACGTAACTTCAACCTCCTCGCCGGCCTCCAGTATCTCAACGTTCTCAGGAACCTCGATGAAACCGTCAGCGTCCACGAAGCTCGTGACCGCTCCGCTCCCCTTGAGTATCGGCACCGCTTTTTCATCCTCTACCTTGACCGGGAGGAACTGCCTCCTGCCCTTGACGGAAAAGACCTTGTGAGCGAGCCTCTTTTTGACCTTCCTAACCTCGCTCTCCCTTCCCAGGAGTTTTCTAAGGAGCGGGGCGACGAGAAGGGTGAAGTTCGTCAGGCAGCTT is part of the Thermococcus sp. 21S7 genome and encodes:
- the serS gene encoding serine--tRNA ligase is translated as MLDIKLIRENPDIVRKDLIKRGETEKLGWIDEILELDRKWRENLKRINQLRKERNQLAVQIGKRKKAGEPIDDLLAKSNEIVEQIEGLEKEVEELRKKIDYYLWRLPNITHESVPVGKDDSENVPIRFWGKARVWEGFLESFKEQSLGKMDYEVLSWRPRLHVDMLELLRGADLERAAKVSGARFYYLMNELVILDLALLRFALDRLIEKGFVPVIPPYMVRRFVEEGVTSFGDFEDVIYKVEGEDLYLIPTAEHPLAGLHANEIIEGKDLPLLYVGISPCFRKEAGTAGKDTKGIFRVHQFHKVEQFVYSRPEESWEWHEKLIANAEEIFRELEIPYRVVNICTGDLGYVAAKKYDIEAWMAGQGKFREVVSASNCTEWQARRLNIRYRDKTHEKPKFVHTLNSTAIATSRAIVAILENHQTEEGVVKLPKALWKYTGFKEILPASMKERCCE